Part of the Paenibacillus sp. FSL R7-0273 genome is shown below.
CCAGAATCCTTTGCCCAGAAAATAGAGCAAATCCAGCCGGATTCACAAGGCTTAAGCTTGTCAGTTGTCTCCGATTTCGGCTTCAGTATGGCGAAGTTTAATGATGCCAGGTTAACAGTGAACATTTATCTGGCGGATCTGAATACGCTGAACAAGCTTGTTATCCAGTCGAACCGCGGAGAGGTGAAGCTGCATGTGCCGGAGACCTATGAGCGGAAGTATCAATTGCTGACCAATAATGGGACGGTGACGGGTCCGGCGAAGGAATATGATGTTCCTGAAACCGTGAAGATCGAGCTGGGCTCAGGTGATATTGAGATTATTGAGGAATAGCTTTCATATTAAAAAAGAACCCAGGCACTTGTCCAATAGGATAAGCGCCTGGGTTCTTTTCATGTATGCCTACAGTGTTATTACACTGACCTCATTACCATGGGCTGTTACGATGCCGAGCAGATCTTCGGGTGCCAGCCAGACTGTAGCGGTGTTTTCGTTAGGATGGACGCCGACGGTTGCACTCTTGTGCAGCTCCTCGTCCAGGATAAATTTCACGGTGCATTCCTTGTCATTCAGGATGCCAAACGGGGAAACGGCGCCTTTGGTGAGCCCGAGCAGCTGCAGCAGATCCTCTTCAGAAGCAAACGTCAGGGGCCGGGATTCCAGCAGTGTGCGCAGCTGCTTCAGGTTAACGGACTTATCCTTTTGGATTGTCAGCAGATAATAGTTTCTTTTCTTGTCATCACGGATGAACAGATTTTTGGCTATCTGATCTATTCTGGGGAGCCCGAAGCTCTCCATGTCTGCGATGGTATAGGCTGCAGGATGGTCAATCACTTCATGGCTTACATTCTGCTGCTTCAACAGCTCAATAACGGCTTCGCGGTTCATCATGATCACCTTTATCATTGGATTTGGCAGAGTGGGAATTGCAACTGGACATAATAATATCATGAGATGGTTCCTGCGGGAAGACCCGGCTGACCCCGGATGGCCAGTACATCAGCTTTGCTTTTCCCGAGAAATACTTGACATTCTATGCGGACAGCGCGATGGAGCAGAAATACGTTTTGCCCTATATCAACTCATCCCTGTTATCTATTGAGATTAAAGGGGAGGCTGACTGGCAGCGGAAGGTTCTGCAAATGCTGTGGGAAATGAAGCAAAGCTATGATGACAGATCCTGGGGCTGGGAGTATGAGCTGTCGATCAAGACGGTCCAGGTATGGTTCAGTATCATCTCCAATATTACATTGTCTGCAGAAGAGACCTCCAAAGCTAATAAGCTGCAGCAAGAAAGGCTTCAGCTCATACTGAGCTATATTCATCAGGATTACCCCAAATGTTGGTTTCCTTAAGGATACTACATTACTTTTTGGTCAGTATATGTAAAGAAAGTGCGTACTTACGAAAAAGAAACGTGCTGTCTATAATGAAAAATGTAGTCGGGACATTAATTAACAGGAGGAACTGAACATGAACAGATTTACAATTCCGCGGGATATTTATTTTGGAGAGAATGCTCTGGATATTCTGAAAACGTTGCGGGGGCAAAAGGCAACTTTGGTCATTGGTGGCGGTTCCATTAAAAATCAGGGGTATCTGGATAAAATCAAACAATTACTTGAAGCAGCAGGCATGGAGACGCAGCTTATTGAAGGCATTAATACAGAGCCAACGGTAGCTATGGTTCAGGCAGGAGCTGCGCAAATGAGAGAGTTTCAGCCTGATTGGATAATCGGGTTAGGGGGAGGTTCTCCAATGGATGCCGCCAAAGCAATGTGGATATTTTATGAGTATCCAGAATTGACCTTTGAACAGGCTGCGGTGCCCTTCACTCTGCCGGAGCTCCGGACAAAAGCCAAATTCATTGGGATTCCAACAACCAGCGGTACGGCGGCGGAGATTTCCAATCTTTCTGTTATTACAGATGAACAGACAGGAATTAAATATCCGTTGGCCGATTTCGGACTTACTCCGGATATTGCCATTATCGATCCCATTCTGGTTGCTCAAATGCCTCAGCATATGATTGCCTATAGCGGTATGGATGCAGTTACGCATAGTTTAGAAGCTTACGTGGCCAAGCCGCGCACTATTTTTACTGATGCACTTGCAATTGAAGCTGCCGAGGCACTTAAAGATCATCTGCTCGCCTCTTATCAAGGAGATATGTCGTCCAGAGAGAAAGTTCACTACGCGCAGGCTATGGCAGGAATGTCTTTTGCCAATGCAGTTTTGGGAAATGTACATAGCTTGGCACACAAAAGTGGCCCTACCTTCAATATTCCTCATGGACTGGCGAATGCAATTTATCTGCCATACGTAATTCAGTTCAATAGAAAGGCTATAGAGGAACGTTACGCTAAGCTTGCAGCCCGTCTAAAACTGAAGGGGGATACTACCAAGGAGTTAACAGATTCCTTAATTGAATGGGTCCGTGAGCTTAATCGTGAAATGGGGATACCCGGAACAATTAAAGAATTGGGTATTACAGAAACCGAGTTCCTTATACATGTAGATGTAATGGCCGCCAATGCAGTGAAGGACCCATGTACAGGTACGAATCCGCGTGAAACCTCGGTTGGACAAATGAAGCAGTTATATGAAGCTGCATTTTATGGTAGGAATGTTACTTTTTAAGGCATTTGTGCTGTGAAATGAAACAAAAGAGATATAGTTGACAATGTATTCAACAAACGGTAAACACAGCAACTCACCCGCAGATGAGTTGCTGTGTTTATTTATTATTACGTTATTGATAAATTGTTACGTAACAATTATAATGAATTCGCACACCAGTATTTCGGGGATTTTCCTTTGGTGTCGCAACATTATTTTGGTCACGGGGAGCAAAGTTCAGGTGGATAAAAGGTTGAATGTTCAGTATGTTTTAATACAATGCAGCTATTATGCTGTGTGTACCTGTTTTGTAGCGTATATGGTGCCGGTGCTGCAGAAGCAGGGGTTTAGTAATTCTGAAATTGGCATGCTGCTGGGCATCAGGGCACTGCTAAGTGTGATCTTTCAACCGCTGTTTGCTAATTTTATGGATAAGTATAATAAGAAAATCTCCTTCAATTTATTAATTGCCGTAATGATTATCGTGAGCATGCTCATGACCGTTGCCCAGTTGATGAACCCCGGCTTCCTGTGGATGAGTGTTATTTTTGTGTTTTACGGGATCTTCTCCTTCGGGATGATTTCCTTTATTGATGCGATGTCTACCTTGTACTTTCATATGGGCAGAAAAATTAATTATCCCGCAGCAAGAGGCTTCGGCTCTCTGAGTTATGCGGTCAGTGCATTACTGGTAGGTTTATTAGTAGAACCGGCTACGATCCTGATCCTCCAGCTCGTTTTATTTGTTCCCTTGCTGATTCTGATCCTGAACATTGATACGCTAAAAGGGATAGAGCATCCTACTGATGAAGCGGATCAGGGCAATCTGTCCTTTTTCGAATTAATGAAGAAATTCCCCTTATTTAAAATATTCCTGATCACTATTATTCTTTGTTTTATCGGGAAAGAAATGACCTCCAACTTCCTGATAGATGTGTATACTTCACTCGGCGGAAGCAGCAAAACCTACGGGGTCGGGATGTTTATATTGGCAATGAGTGAAGTTCCTGCCGCTATACTGTTTATCAAGCTGACTAATAAATTGGGCATTTATAGATTAATGATTCTTTCCTTCTCCTTCGCTACGTTACGTGTATTACTTATATTGCTTGCTCCAAACTTATTTGTTCTGAATGCGGTTCAAGCGCTGCAAATGCTGGGGCACGGGCTGTTCTGGGCAGGTAATGTGCAGTTTATCCGGACGATTCTGCCGGCAAAATACGCGGTGAAGGCTCAAGCAGCAGTAGGCGTCTGTTATTTAGGGGTAGGCAGCGGGGTAGGCAGTATCATCGGTGGTTTTATTCTGGAGAATACCAGTCTGACGTTTATGCTGCTGGTCTCGTTTATCCTTTCTGTTCTGGGTATCATAGTATTGTATTCCGGTAAGAAATACGCAAAAGATTTGTAACCAGCTTAGTTGAACTGCCTCCTGGAGGCAGTATTTTTGCATACAAATGAACCCCGCTGCAGCTAACGTCAGGTTAGGACAGGGGGCCCGGGGGCATCCTCATGATTATAGTTCTCTATTTTCCTGGATAAAAAATTGGGACTGCTTATAGTTGTAAGTTAGTTTGGAGTAATCAAAAGGCTGCCCGTTCGTGAGGTGATAAATCGTTTCGATATCAAGCTTCGGATCGCCGGTCTCCAGACCCAGAAACTCAGCTTCTTCTGCATTGATTTTATCAACGTGAAGATACTTATCCGAAAAGCCGATTTTGAGTCCCAAAGCTTCCGTTATGTAGTTGAAAATGGATTCCGACACGATCTCTTTATTCAGATAAGGGATGAGGGTTTTATTATAAAAGGACTCTTCAATACATAATGCTTTGCCGTCTACATATTGAATCCGTTTAACATAATAGACTTCGTCCTCTACGCTCATGCCTAGATTATTAGCCACTTCCTCTGAAGGAGTCCGCACATCCAGCTCCAGAATTTTTGAAGTGTGATTGTGATCCTCATGGCTTTTCTTAAACCCCTGCTTGGACAGCAGACTGATATAACCTGTTCTGTTAAATCTGCGGACAAAGATGCCGCTGCCTCTGACTTGAAACACGACCCCTTTTTTCTCCAATAAACCTAAAGCCTTGGTAATCGTACTTTTGCTGGCCTCAAATGTAGTCATTAACGTTTCTAATACGGGTAATTTATCACCTTGCTGGAGCTTATTATCCCGAATATAGGCTTCCAGTTCGTTTGCTATTTCTCTATATTTCAACATAAAATTTCCTCTTTACAGTTATTTTTGGCTCATTAATTATAGCATACCCGAATGATGCTTACTACAATTTACGGTATATTTTTATTATTACGCTATTGATAAATTGTTACGTAACAATTATAATGAAAGCGCACACTACATGAAAGCGCAAACTTATTTCAGGGAGGAACAGCAATTGGCGACAAAAGTCAGAGACTATACCAAGCTTGCCGGAGATATATTGGAAGCAATCGGGGGAGAAGAGAATGTAGCAAGCGCTACCCGGTGCGCAACAAGACTGCGGCTGGTTCTAAAGAATAATGAACCAAAGGCCAAAGAAACAGTAGCTTCAATGCCTGGTGTCATTACTGTGGTAGAGAACAGCGGGCAATTCCAGGTCGTTATTGGACAGCATGTTGGAGAGGTTTATGAGGAATTTGTTAAGTTAGTAAATGTTGAAGCATCGGATACAGAGCTTGAGAACAAGGGATCGGTTCTGAACCGCGTGATCGCAACCATGTCTGCTGTCTTTGCTCCGTTCGTGTATATTCTGGCGGCAGCCGGACTTTTGCAGGGGGCATTGATTGTTCTTAAATTACTCTTTGCCGATTTTGTAAATACCGGAACTTATCAGGTCTTAAGCTTTATTTCGTGGGCACCGTTTACTTATCTGCCAATTTTCATTGCGATCACAGCGTCGAAGCATTTTAAGACTAATACCTACATTGCTGTTGCATGTAGTGCTGCGTTAGTCAGTACCTCATGGGGAGATATGGCGGCTCAGATCGCTGGG
Proteins encoded:
- a CDS encoding DUF4097 family beta strand repeat-containing protein translates to MRKRTKVLVVLLMLAAVGIVLMGYTHEQTVSVNKSWELTEAEASRIEIKGLSQNLDVHIRPSSSADNRVEITGSLPESFAQKIEQIQPDSQGLSLSVVSDFGFSMAKFNDARLTVNIYLADLNTLNKLVIQSNRGEVKLHVPETYERKYQLLTNNGTVTGPAKEYDVPETVKIELGSGDIEIIEE
- a CDS encoding prolyl-tRNA synthetase associated domain-containing protein is translated as MMNREAVIELLKQQNVSHEVIDHPAAYTIADMESFGLPRIDQIAKNLFIRDDKKRNYYLLTIQKDKSVNLKQLRTLLESRPLTFASEEDLLQLLGLTKGAVSPFGILNDKECTVKFILDEELHKSATVGVHPNENTATVWLAPEDLLGIVTAHGNEVSVITL
- a CDS encoding iron-containing alcohol dehydrogenase, coding for MNRFTIPRDIYFGENALDILKTLRGQKATLVIGGGSIKNQGYLDKIKQLLEAAGMETQLIEGINTEPTVAMVQAGAAQMREFQPDWIIGLGGGSPMDAAKAMWIFYEYPELTFEQAAVPFTLPELRTKAKFIGIPTTSGTAAEISNLSVITDEQTGIKYPLADFGLTPDIAIIDPILVAQMPQHMIAYSGMDAVTHSLEAYVAKPRTIFTDALAIEAAEALKDHLLASYQGDMSSREKVHYAQAMAGMSFANAVLGNVHSLAHKSGPTFNIPHGLANAIYLPYVIQFNRKAIEERYAKLAARLKLKGDTTKELTDSLIEWVRELNREMGIPGTIKELGITETEFLIHVDVMAANAVKDPCTGTNPRETSVGQMKQLYEAAFYGRNVTF
- a CDS encoding MFS transporter; the protein is MYSTNGKHSNSPADELLCLFIITLLINCYVTIIMNSHTSISGIFLWCRNIILVTGSKVQVDKRLNVQYVLIQCSYYAVCTCFVAYMVPVLQKQGFSNSEIGMLLGIRALLSVIFQPLFANFMDKYNKKISFNLLIAVMIIVSMLMTVAQLMNPGFLWMSVIFVFYGIFSFGMISFIDAMSTLYFHMGRKINYPAARGFGSLSYAVSALLVGLLVEPATILILQLVLFVPLLILILNIDTLKGIEHPTDEADQGNLSFFELMKKFPLFKIFLITIILCFIGKEMTSNFLIDVYTSLGGSSKTYGVGMFILAMSEVPAAILFIKLTNKLGIYRLMILSFSFATLRVLLILLAPNLFVLNAVQALQMLGHGLFWAGNVQFIRTILPAKYAVKAQAAVGVCYLGVGSGVGSIIGGFILENTSLTFMLLVSFILSVLGIIVLYSGKKYAKDL
- a CDS encoding GntR family transcriptional regulator, producing the protein MLKYREIANELEAYIRDNKLQQGDKLPVLETLMTTFEASKSTITKALGLLEKKGVVFQVRGSGIFVRRFNRTGYISLLSKQGFKKSHEDHNHTSKILELDVRTPSEEVANNLGMSVEDEVYYVKRIQYVDGKALCIEESFYNKTLIPYLNKEIVSESIFNYITEALGLKIGFSDKYLHVDKINAEEAEFLGLETGDPKLDIETIYHLTNGQPFDYSKLTYNYKQSQFFIQENREL